A region from the Citrobacter telavivensis genome encodes:
- the iaaA gene encoding beta-aspartyl-peptidase — translation MGKAVIAIHGGAGAITRAQMSQEQELRYIQALSDIVDAGQKMLEAGESALDVVTEAVRLLEECPLFNAGIGAVYTRDETHELDACVMDGNTLKAGAVAGVSHLRNPILAARLVMEHSPHVMMIGAGAEKFAARQGMELVSADLFSTPERYEQLLAARSSGETVLDHSGAPLDEGKKMGTVGAVALDVHGNLAAATSTGGMTNKLPGRVGDSPLVGAGCYANNASVAVSCTGTGEVFIRALAAYDIAALMDYGGLSLSEACERVVMEKLPALGGSGGLIAIDHEGNVALPFNCEGMYRAWGYAGDTPTTGIYREKGDTVATQ, via the coding sequence ATGGGCAAAGCAGTTATTGCAATTCACGGCGGCGCCGGGGCGATTACCCGCGCGCAGATGAGCCAGGAGCAGGAATTACGCTATATCCAGGCGCTTTCCGACATTGTCGACGCCGGGCAAAAGATGCTGGAAGCGGGAGAAAGCGCGCTGGACGTGGTCACCGAAGCCGTGCGACTGCTTGAAGAGTGCCCGCTGTTTAATGCCGGGATCGGCGCGGTGTATACCCGTGACGAGACCCATGAACTGGATGCCTGCGTCATGGATGGCAATACCCTGAAAGCCGGGGCAGTGGCGGGAGTCAGCCATTTGCGTAACCCGATTCTCGCTGCCCGACTGGTGATGGAGCACAGCCCGCATGTCATGATGATTGGTGCGGGGGCAGAAAAATTTGCGGCCAGGCAGGGGATGGAACTTGTCTCTGCGGATCTCTTTTCAACGCCTGAACGTTATGAACAACTGCTGGCCGCGCGTTCGAGCGGCGAAACCGTGCTGGATCACAGCGGCGCACCGCTCGATGAAGGCAAAAAAATGGGCACCGTGGGCGCGGTGGCGCTGGATGTCCACGGCAATCTGGCGGCGGCGACATCGACAGGAGGCATGACCAACAAACTACCGGGGCGCGTCGGCGACAGTCCGCTCGTGGGCGCGGGTTGTTATGCCAATAATGCCAGCGTGGCGGTTTCCTGCACCGGTACGGGTGAAGTGTTCATCCGCGCGCTGGCCGCCTATGACATTGCCGCGTTGATGGACTACGGTGGTCTGAGCTTATCGGAGGCCTGCGAGCGGGTGGTAATGGAGAAATTACCGGCGCTGGGTGGGAGTGGCGGGCTTATCGCCATCGATCATGAGGGAAATGTGGCCTTGCCGTTTAATTGCGAAGGAATGTATCGCGCCTGGGGTTATGCCGGGGATACACCAACGACCGGGATCTACCGGGAAAAAGGGGACACCGTTGCCACACAGTGA
- the moeA gene encoding molybdopterin molybdotransferase MoeA — MEFTAGLMPLETALTEMLSRVTPLTAVETLPLVQCFGRILATDVVSPLDVPGFDNSAMDGYAVRLADLASGQPLSVAGKAFAGQPFQGEWPVGSCIRIMTGAPVPAGCDAVVMQEQTEQTDDGVRFTADVRGGQNIRHRGEDIKQNAVVFPAGTRLTTGELPVLASLGIADVQVVRKVRVALFSTGDELQLPGQPLGEGQIYDTNRLTVHLMLQQLGCDVINLGIIRDDPHALRTAFIEADSQADVVISSGGVSVGEADYTKTILEELGEIAFWKLAIKPGKPFAFGKLSNSWFCGLPGNPVSAALTFYQLVQPLLAKLSGNAASGLPARQRVRTTSRLKKTPGRLDFQRGVLQRTANGELEVSTTGHQGSHVFSSFSQGNCFIVLERDRGNVEAGEWVEVEPFNALFGGL, encoded by the coding sequence ATGGAATTTACCGCCGGACTGATGCCGCTGGAAACGGCGCTTACCGAAATGTTATCGCGTGTTACCCCACTGACTGCCGTTGAGACGCTGCCGCTGGTGCAGTGCTTTGGCCGTATTCTGGCGACCGACGTGGTTTCGCCGCTCGACGTGCCGGGTTTCGATAACTCGGCGATGGACGGCTATGCGGTGCGACTGGCCGATCTCGCCAGCGGACAGCCGCTGTCGGTCGCCGGTAAAGCGTTCGCCGGTCAACCGTTCCAGGGAGAATGGCCTGTGGGGAGCTGCATTCGCATTATGACCGGCGCGCCGGTACCGGCGGGATGTGACGCCGTGGTGATGCAGGAGCAGACGGAACAGACTGATGACGGCGTGCGTTTTACCGCCGACGTCCGCGGCGGGCAAAACATCCGCCATCGTGGCGAAGACATTAAACAAAATGCGGTGGTTTTCCCTGCCGGTACGCGCCTGACCACCGGCGAACTGCCGGTGCTGGCATCGCTCGGTATTGCCGACGTCCAGGTCGTGCGGAAAGTCCGCGTCGCGCTGTTCTCGACCGGTGATGAACTGCAGCTGCCGGGACAACCGCTCGGCGAAGGCCAGATTTATGATACCAACCGCCTGACCGTGCATCTGATGCTGCAACAGTTGGGTTGCGACGTGATCAATTTAGGCATCATCCGCGATGACCCGCACGCTCTGCGCACGGCGTTTATCGAAGCCGACAGCCAGGCGGATGTGGTGATTAGCTCCGGCGGCGTGTCGGTGGGTGAAGCCGATTACACCAAAACCATCCTTGAAGAGCTGGGCGAAATCGCCTTCTGGAAGCTGGCAATCAAACCCGGCAAACCGTTCGCCTTCGGCAAACTGAGCAACAGTTGGTTCTGCGGATTGCCGGGTAACCCGGTGTCAGCGGCGCTGACGTTCTACCAACTGGTTCAGCCGTTGCTGGCGAAGCTGAGCGGCAACGCGGCCAGCGGGTTACCTGCACGCCAGCGTGTGCGTACCACCTCACGGCTGAAGAAAACGCCGGGTCGTCTCGATTTCCAGCGCGGCGTGCTCCAGCGCACCGCCAACGGCGAGCTGGAGGTGAGCACCACGGGTCATCAGGGTTCACACGTCTTCAGTTCCTTCAGTCAGGGGAACTGCTTCATTGTGCTGGAGCGCGATCGCGGTAACGTTGAAGCCGGTGAATGGGTGGAAGTCGAGCCCTTCAATGCGCTGTTCGGAGGCCTCTGA
- the moeB gene encoding molybdopterin-synthase adenylyltransferase MoeB: MAELSDQEMLRYNRQIILRGFDFDGQEALKEANVLVVGLGGLGCASSQYLASAGVGHLTLLDFDTVSLSNLQRQTLHSDATLGQPKVESAHAALSRINPHVAITAVNALLDETALRTLIAEHDLVLDCTDNVAIRNQLNAGCYAARVPLISGAAIRMEGQVTVFTYKEGEPCYRCLSRLFGENALTCVEAGVMAPLIGVIGSLQAMEAIKLLAHYGQPASGKIVMYDAMTCQFREMKLMRNPGCEVCGEASS, translated from the coding sequence ATGGCGGAACTCAGCGATCAGGAGATGCTGCGTTACAATCGGCAGATAATCCTGCGCGGCTTTGACTTTGACGGGCAGGAAGCGCTGAAGGAAGCCAACGTGCTGGTTGTCGGTCTCGGTGGGCTGGGCTGCGCGTCCTCGCAGTATCTGGCGAGCGCTGGCGTCGGCCACCTGACGCTGCTCGATTTTGACACCGTGTCGCTGTCGAATCTACAGCGCCAGACGCTACACAGCGATGCGACCCTCGGCCAGCCGAAAGTGGAATCGGCGCATGCGGCGCTGAGCCGTATTAATCCGCACGTGGCTATCACTGCGGTTAATGCGCTGCTGGACGAGACCGCCCTTCGGACACTTATCGCCGAACACGATCTGGTGCTGGACTGCACCGATAACGTCGCGATTCGTAATCAGCTCAATGCCGGTTGTTACGCGGCAAGAGTCCCGCTGATTTCTGGCGCGGCGATCCGCATGGAAGGTCAGGTTACCGTCTTTACCTACAAAGAGGGTGAGCCCTGCTATCGCTGCCTGAGCCGTCTGTTTGGTGAAAATGCATTAACCTGCGTGGAGGCGGGGGTGATGGCGCCGCTGATTGGCGTGATTGGGTCGCTACAGGCGATGGAAGCCATTAAGCTGCTGGCGCATTATGGTCAGCCAGCGTCGGGGAAAATCGTCATGTACGACGCCATGACCTGCCAGTTCCGCGAAATGAAGCTGATGCGAAATCCGGGCTGCGAGGTGTGTGGGGAAGCCTCATCCTGA
- the fsa gene encoding fructose-6-phosphate aldolase, with product MELYLDTSDVDAVKALARIFPLAGVTTNPSIVAAGKKTLDVLLPQLHEAMGGQGRLFAQVMATTAEGMVSDARKLRGIIPDIVVKVPVTAEGLAAIKLLKEEGIPTLGTAVYGAAQGLLSALAGAEYVAPYVNRVDAQGGDGIQTVTDLQNLLKMHAPHAKVLAASFKTPRQALDCLLAGCESITLPLDVAQQLISSPAVDAAVAKFEHDWQSAFGRSSL from the coding sequence ATGGAACTCTATCTGGATACGTCCGACGTTGACGCGGTGAAAGCACTGGCGCGAATTTTCCCGCTGGCGGGCGTGACCACAAACCCCAGTATTGTTGCGGCGGGTAAAAAAACGCTGGACGTCTTACTGCCACAATTGCATGAAGCAATGGGGGGGCAGGGGCGTTTATTTGCTCAGGTGATGGCGACAACGGCAGAAGGGATGGTGAGTGATGCGCGTAAACTGCGTGGGATCATTCCTGATATCGTCGTGAAAGTGCCCGTCACGGCGGAAGGTCTGGCGGCGATCAAGTTGCTTAAAGAGGAAGGTATTCCGACGCTGGGAACGGCGGTGTACGGTGCGGCACAGGGCCTGCTGTCGGCACTGGCGGGGGCGGAGTATGTTGCGCCTTACGTCAACCGCGTGGATGCGCAGGGTGGCGATGGCATTCAGACCGTTACCGATTTGCAGAATTTGCTGAAGATGCACGCGCCGCATGCCAAAGTGCTGGCAGCCAGTTTCAAGACGCCGCGTCAGGCACTGGATTGTCTGCTGGCGGGCTGTGAATCCATCACCTTACCGCTGGACGTTGCCCAACAGTTGATTAGCTCTCCGGCTGTCGATGCGGCGGTGGCGAAGTTTGAGCACGACTGGCAGAGCGCCTTTGGGCGTTCGTCGCTGTAA
- a CDS encoding glycyl-radical enzyme activating protein, with the protein MIFNIQRYSTHDGPGIRTVVFLKGCSLGCRWCQNPESWARTQDLLFDARLCLEGCELCVQAAPGVIERALNGLLIHREKLTDAHLASLIDCCPTQALTVCGDVKSVDEIMTTVLRDKPFYDRSGGGITLSGGEPFMQPELAASLLKASHEAGIHTAVETCLHVPWKYIEPSLSWIDLFLADLKHVADAPFKQWTDGSASRVLENLRKLAAAGKKIIIRVPLVQGFNADEESIKAITDFAADELHVGEIHFLPYHTLGINKYHLLSQPYNAPDKPLDAPDLLAFAQQYACTKGLTATLRG; encoded by the coding sequence ATGATTTTCAATATTCAGCGCTATTCTACTCACGATGGCCCCGGTATCCGCACCGTGGTGTTCCTTAAAGGATGCTCTCTGGGCTGTCGCTGGTGTCAGAATCCGGAAAGCTGGGCACGCACGCAGGATCTGCTGTTTGACGCACGTCTGTGCCTCGAAGGCTGCGAGCTTTGCGTCCAGGCGGCACCGGGCGTTATCGAACGCGCGCTGAATGGCCTCCTTATCCATCGCGAAAAACTGACTGACGCGCATCTTGCCAGCCTGATCGACTGCTGCCCTACTCAGGCTCTGACCGTCTGCGGCGACGTTAAAAGCGTCGATGAGATTATGACCACCGTCCTGCGCGATAAACCTTTTTATGACCGCAGCGGCGGCGGTATTACGCTTTCCGGCGGCGAACCGTTTATGCAGCCAGAGCTGGCGGCATCACTTTTAAAAGCAAGCCATGAGGCGGGCATTCATACCGCGGTCGAAACCTGTTTGCATGTGCCGTGGAAATACATTGAACCGTCACTGTCCTGGATCGATCTGTTCCTTGCGGATTTGAAACACGTCGCCGACGCGCCGTTTAAGCAATGGACGGATGGCAGCGCGTCACGCGTGCTGGAAAACCTGAGAAAGCTCGCCGCCGCCGGGAAAAAAATCATCATCCGCGTTCCGCTGGTTCAGGGGTTTAACGCCGATGAAGAAAGCATTAAAGCGATTACCGATTTTGCCGCCGATGAACTGCACGTTGGCGAGATTCACTTTTTGCCCTACCACACGTTAGGCATCAACAAATACCACTTACTCAGCCAACCCTACAACGCGCCGGACAAGCCGCTGGATGCACCCGATCTGCTCGCCTTTGCGCAGCAGTACGCCTGCACGAAAGGTTTGACCGCGACATTACGAGGATAA
- a CDS encoding formate C-acetyltransferase/glycerol dehydratase family glycyl radical enzyme: MTQLKLDTLSDRIKAHKTALVHIVKPPVCTERAQHYTEMYQQHLDKPIPVRRALALAHHLAERTIWIKHDELIVGNQASEVRAAPIFPEYTVSWIEKEIDALADRPGAGFAVSEENKRVLHSVCPWWRGQTVQDRCYGMFTDEQKGLLETGIIKAEGNMTSGDAHLAVNFPLLLEKGIDGLRAKVAERRSRINLTVLDDLHGEQFLKAIDIVLIAVSDHIARFAELARKMASEETRVSRRNELLAMAENCDLIAHQPPQTFWQALQLCYFIQLILQIESNGHSVSFGRMDQYLYPYYRRDVELNQSLDREHAIELLHSCWLKLLEVNKIRSGSHSKASAGSPLYQNVTIGGQNLVNGQPMDAVNPLSYAILESCGRLRSTQPNLSVRYHAGMSNDFLDACVQVIRCGFGMPAFNNDEIVIPEFIKLGIEPQDAYDYAAIGCIETAVGGKWGYRCTGMSFINFARVMLAALEGGRDATSGKVFLPQEKALSAGNFNNFDEVMAAWDTQIRYYTRKSIEIEYVVDTMLEENVHDILCSALVDDCIERAKSIKQGGAKYDWVSGLQVGIANLGNSLAAVKKLVFEQGAIGQQQLAAALADDFDGLTHEQLRQRLINGAPKYGNDDDSVDTLLARAYQTYIDELKQYHNPRYGRGPVGGNYYAGTSSISANVPFGAATMATPDGRKAHTPLAEGASPASGTDHLGPTAVIGSVGKLPTGSILGGVLLNQKLNPATLENESDKQKLMILLRTFFEEHKGWHIQYNIVSRETLLDAKKHPDQYRDLVVRVAGYSAFFTALSPDAQDDIIARTEHML; the protein is encoded by the coding sequence ATGACCCAACTGAAACTGGATACGCTCAGCGACCGAATCAAAGCGCACAAAACCGCGCTGGTGCACATCGTCAAACCGCCGGTCTGTACCGAACGCGCGCAGCATTACACCGAAATGTACCAGCAGCATCTGGACAAACCGATTCCGGTACGCCGCGCGCTGGCGCTGGCGCATCATCTGGCAGAGCGGACCATTTGGATCAAACACGACGAGCTGATCGTCGGCAACCAGGCGAGCGAAGTGCGCGCCGCGCCGATCTTCCCGGAATACACCGTCTCGTGGATTGAAAAAGAGATAGACGCCCTGGCGGACAGACCGGGTGCGGGTTTTGCGGTCAGTGAAGAGAACAAACGCGTGTTGCATAGCGTTTGTCCGTGGTGGCGCGGCCAAACCGTTCAGGATCGCTGCTACGGCATGTTTACCGATGAGCAAAAAGGGTTGCTGGAAACCGGTATTATCAAAGCCGAAGGCAACATGACCTCCGGTGACGCGCACCTGGCGGTCAACTTCCCGCTGCTACTGGAAAAAGGCATTGACGGCCTGCGGGCAAAAGTCGCGGAGCGCCGTTCACGCATTAACCTGACCGTTCTCGACGATCTGCATGGCGAGCAATTCCTGAAAGCTATTGATATTGTGCTGATTGCCGTCAGCGATCACATCGCCCGCTTCGCCGAACTGGCGCGTAAAATGGCGAGCGAAGAGACACGCGTCAGCCGCCGTAACGAGCTGCTGGCGATGGCGGAAAACTGCGATCTTATCGCTCACCAGCCGCCGCAGACTTTCTGGCAAGCGCTGCAGCTGTGCTACTTCATCCAGTTGATTCTGCAAATTGAGTCCAACGGTCACTCGGTGTCGTTCGGGCGCATGGACCAGTATCTTTATCCGTACTACCGCCGCGATGTGGAACTGAACCAGTCGCTGGACCGCGAACACGCCATTGAGCTGCTGCACAGCTGCTGGCTGAAACTGCTGGAAGTGAACAAAATCCGCTCCGGCTCGCACTCTAAAGCCTCCGCAGGCAGCCCGCTGTATCAGAACGTTACCATTGGCGGACAAAACCTGGTCAACGGTCAGCCGATGGATGCGGTCAATCCGCTCTCCTACGCGATCCTCGAATCCTGTGGGCGTCTGCGCTCCACCCAGCCTAACCTCAGCGTGCGTTATCACGCCGGGATGAGCAATGATTTCCTCGACGCCTGCGTACAGGTGATCCGCTGCGGCTTTGGTATGCCAGCCTTTAACAACGATGAAATCGTGATCCCGGAATTCATTAAGCTCGGTATTGAGCCGCAGGACGCCTACGATTACGCGGCGATTGGCTGCATCGAAACCGCCGTGGGCGGCAAGTGGGGCTACCGCTGCACCGGCATGAGCTTTATCAACTTTGCCCGCGTGATGCTGGCTGCGCTGGAAGGTGGTCGGGACGCCACCAGCGGGAAAGTTTTCCTGCCACAGGAAAAAGCGCTCTCCGCCGGTAACTTCAACAATTTCGACGAGGTGATGGCGGCGTGGGATACCCAGATCCGCTACTACACGCGCAAATCGATTGAGATCGAGTATGTGGTCGATACCATGCTGGAAGAGAACGTGCACGATATCCTCTGCTCGGCGCTGGTGGATGACTGCATCGAGCGGGCAAAGAGCATTAAGCAAGGCGGGGCGAAGTATGACTGGGTATCCGGCCTGCAGGTCGGTATCGCGAACCTCGGCAACAGCCTGGCCGCGGTGAAAAAACTGGTCTTTGAACAGGGGGCAATCGGTCAGCAACAGCTGGCGGCTGCACTGGCAGATGATTTTGACGGCCTGACCCACGAGCAGTTGCGCCAGCGTTTAATCAACGGCGCGCCGAAGTATGGCAACGATGATGACTCCGTCGATACCCTGTTGGCCCGTGCTTATCAGACCTATATCGATGAACTGAAGCAATACCATAACCCGCGTTATGGACGCGGCCCGGTCGGCGGTAATTACTACGCGGGTACGTCGTCTATCTCGGCAAACGTGCCGTTCGGCGCAGCGACCATGGCGACGCCTGATGGTCGTAAAGCCCATACCCCGCTGGCTGAAGGGGCAAGCCCGGCATCCGGTACCGACCATCTTGGTCCCACGGCGGTGATTGGCTCCGTCGGCAAGCTGCCTACCGGTTCGATTCTGGGCGGCGTGCTGTTGAACCAGAAGCTGAACCCGGCCACGCTTGAGAACGAGTCCGACAAGCAGAAACTGATGATCCTGTTGCGAACTTTCTTTGAAGAGCACAAAGGCTGGCACATTCAGTACAACATCGTCTCGCGCGAAACCCTGCTGGACGCGAAAAAGCATCCGGACCAGTATCGTGATCTGGTGGTCCGCGTAGCCGGTTATTCCGCCTTCTTCACCGCGCTTTCACCGGACGCGCAGGACGATATCATCGCCCGTACCGAACATATGTTGTAA
- a CDS encoding Cof-type HAD-IIB family hydrolase, giving the protein MTVKVIVTDMDGTFLNDAKKYDHARFMAQYHELKKRNIEFVVASGNQYFQLISFFPELKDEISFVAENGALVFEHGQQLFHGELTRHESRSVIGELLKDKQLNFVACGLQSAYVSEHAPASFVALMAKHYHRLKPVKDYHDIDDVLFKFSLNLPDQQIPLVIDKLHTALDGIMKPVTSGFGFIDLIIPGLHKANGISRLLKRWNLSPKEVVAIGDSGNDAEMLKMAHYSFAMANATDSIKALSRYQTDDNNHQGALNVIQAVLDNTAPFNV; this is encoded by the coding sequence ATGACCGTAAAAGTTATCGTCACTGATATGGACGGAACTTTTCTCAATGACGCCAAAAAGTACGATCACGCACGTTTTATGGCGCAGTACCACGAGCTAAAGAAACGCAACATCGAGTTTGTCGTCGCCAGCGGCAATCAGTACTTTCAGCTCATCTCTTTCTTCCCCGAACTCAAAGACGAGATCTCTTTCGTTGCCGAAAACGGCGCGCTGGTGTTTGAGCATGGCCAACAGCTTTTTCACGGCGAACTTACCCGTCATGAATCACGGAGCGTGATCGGCGAACTGCTCAAGGATAAACAGCTCAACTTTGTCGCCTGCGGTCTGCAAAGCGCTTACGTCAGTGAACACGCCCCGGCGTCCTTTGTTGCGCTCATGGCAAAGCACTATCACCGCCTGAAGCCGGTGAAGGACTATCACGACATCGACGACGTGCTGTTTAAGTTCTCTCTGAATCTGCCGGATCAGCAGATCCCGTTGGTTATCGACAAGCTGCATACGGCGCTGGACGGCATTATGAAACCTGTGACCAGCGGTTTCGGCTTTATCGATCTGATCATTCCGGGGCTCCACAAAGCCAATGGCATCAGCCGGTTGTTGAAACGCTGGAACCTTTCACCGAAGGAGGTGGTCGCCATTGGCGACAGCGGCAACGATGCAGAAATGTTGAAAATGGCGCACTACTCTTTCGCCATGGCGAATGCCACCGACAGTATCAAAGCGCTCTCCCGCTATCAGACGGATGACAATAACCATCAGGGTGCGCTGAACGTGATCCAGGCTGTGCTGGATAACACGGCCCCCTTCAACGTGTAA
- a CDS encoding autotransporter outer membrane beta-barrel domain-containing protein → MQSDKVVISLDAGKTLTAAQNGIQAQGNPLALDEIEVSTSGNIYTGKVTDNDAADPLAPITGPSGGIIFDKTNIRDTQHAGIYLAGASGGLLAIGSVLQQSGSQIVNNSASKDTAAIYSQALESRITSSGVIRSQVGDAIRIESTPPEYTWSSGGYIIVDPQGVFDVHLKADSVVEGGSEGAGIKTTGGTQSTVQIDQGATLGALSDVAIDVAGFDGFYLRDPAMPNLPLDSTHYSGAETRIINAGAMTGVVRLSSGRDTVINDATGVWNVRQWFDSDRDGIRDTVAPVATSDFGGGTTELVNRGVISLTARPDGTANHALFDNLATFRNQGSLQLTNNVAGDRFTLNGDYVGDGGVIALDTVLGDDNSLTDQLIINGSTSGQSVLSINNLGGTGAQTREGIKVIEVNGDSSGVFTQSGRIVGGAYEYYLHKNSLSVQDGDWYLRSELPSVTPDPQDPEPVQRPEIGSYMVNHMAANTLFQTRLHDRLGEAQYTDALTGEQTTSLWLRQVGGHNRSQDSSGQFKNQGNRYVAQIGGDIAQWSSDQRDRWHLGIMAGYARQSNNTESRYSHYQSKGSVKGYSAGLYGTWYANDEKKTGSYVDSWALYNWFDNEVKGDQLASEKYKSRGITASVEAGYTFELGSRETDAVGYYIQPKAQLIWMGVRSSDHTERQSSGGSRVSFEGDGNLQSRLGVRAYLQGHSTVDKGKNREFQPFIEANWIHNTRDFGASINGQGNEIAGTRNIGEAKIGVEGQLSRQLDMWGNVTQQIGNSGYSDTQAMIGIKYRF, encoded by the coding sequence ATGCAGTCTGATAAGGTCGTCATCTCTCTGGACGCGGGTAAGACGCTCACGGCCGCTCAGAATGGGATACAGGCCCAAGGCAATCCCCTTGCTCTTGATGAAATAGAAGTCAGCACATCGGGAAACATCTATACCGGTAAGGTAACCGACAACGATGCGGCGGATCCGCTTGCACCGATTACGGGCCCTTCTGGTGGCATAATTTTTGATAAAACCAATATCCGGGATACGCAGCACGCTGGGATTTATCTGGCCGGCGCATCCGGCGGGCTGTTAGCTATTGGTTCAGTTCTTCAGCAGTCCGGAAGCCAGATCGTTAACAACAGCGCGAGTAAAGATACCGCAGCTATCTATTCGCAGGCGCTGGAATCGCGGATTACCAGCTCAGGCGTGATTCGTTCCCAGGTCGGTGATGCCATTCGCATAGAAAGCACCCCGCCTGAATATACCTGGTCCAGCGGCGGTTACATCATTGTCGATCCGCAGGGCGTGTTTGATGTTCACCTGAAGGCCGACAGCGTTGTCGAGGGGGGGAGCGAAGGCGCGGGTATCAAAACCACGGGGGGAACGCAGTCCACTGTGCAAATCGATCAAGGTGCCACGCTTGGCGCGCTATCCGATGTGGCAATCGACGTGGCAGGTTTTGACGGTTTTTATTTGCGCGATCCCGCCATGCCCAATTTGCCGCTAGACAGTACTCATTATAGCGGAGCAGAAACCCGCATCATTAACGCAGGGGCCATGACGGGCGTCGTACGCCTCTCCAGCGGTCGGGATACGGTGATTAACGACGCTACGGGTGTCTGGAACGTGCGGCAGTGGTTTGATTCGGATCGCGACGGTATCCGGGATACCGTCGCGCCTGTAGCGACCAGTGATTTTGGCGGAGGCACAACGGAACTTGTCAACCGTGGCGTAATTTCCCTCACCGCGCGCCCGGACGGGACAGCCAATCATGCGTTATTTGATAACCTGGCGACGTTTCGAAATCAGGGTAGCCTGCAGTTAACCAATAATGTCGCTGGCGATCGCTTTACCCTTAACGGGGATTATGTCGGAGACGGCGGCGTTATTGCGCTTGATACGGTTCTGGGTGACGATAACTCACTGACCGACCAGCTCATTATTAACGGCTCAACGTCAGGCCAAAGCGTGCTGTCCATCAATAATCTCGGTGGCACCGGGGCACAAACCCGTGAAGGCATTAAAGTCATTGAGGTCAATGGCGATTCATCAGGGGTGTTCACGCAGAGCGGGCGTATTGTCGGAGGAGCATATGAATACTATTTACACAAAAATAGTCTCAGCGTTCAGGACGGCGACTGGTACTTGCGCTCCGAACTGCCTTCGGTCACGCCGGATCCCCAGGATCCTGAACCCGTGCAACGTCCGGAAATCGGCAGCTATATGGTTAACCACATGGCCGCCAATACCCTCTTCCAGACACGTCTTCACGATCGCCTCGGTGAAGCGCAGTATACCGATGCGTTAACCGGGGAACAGACAACCAGCCTGTGGCTTCGTCAGGTCGGTGGGCATAACCGCTCTCAGGACAGTTCTGGTCAGTTTAAAAACCAGGGAAATCGCTATGTCGCGCAAATTGGCGGTGACATTGCGCAGTGGAGTTCCGATCAACGGGATCGCTGGCATCTGGGTATCATGGCGGGCTACGCCCGGCAAAGTAACAATACCGAATCCAGATACTCACACTATCAATCCAAAGGCTCGGTCAAAGGCTATAGCGCGGGTTTATACGGAACCTGGTATGCCAACGATGAGAAAAAAACCGGTAGCTATGTCGACAGTTGGGCGCTCTACAACTGGTTTGATAACGAAGTGAAAGGCGATCAGCTGGCGTCCGAGAAGTATAAATCTCGCGGCATTACCGCCTCGGTAGAAGCGGGTTATACTTTTGAATTAGGCAGCAGAGAAACGGATGCAGTGGGATATTACATCCAGCCTAAAGCCCAGCTTATCTGGATGGGCGTCAGATCCAGCGATCATACTGAACGCCAAAGCAGCGGCGGTTCACGTGTCTCATTCGAGGGCGATGGTAATCTTCAAAGTCGATTGGGTGTCCGTGCCTATCTGCAAGGACACAGCACGGTAGACAAGGGCAAAAATCGCGAGTTCCAACCCTTCATCGAAGCAAACTGGATCCATAACACCCGTGATTTTGGGGCCAGTATCAATGGCCAGGGCAATGAAATTGCCGGCACCCGCAATATTGGTGAAGCCAAAATCGGGGTTGAGGGACAACTCTCCCGACAACTGGATATGTGGGGTAACGTGACGCAGCAAATAGGGAACAGTGGTTACAGTGATACTCAGGCAATGATAGGGATCAAATACCGTTTCTAG